A part of Tardiphaga sp. vice304 genomic DNA contains:
- the hisA gene encoding 1-(5-phosphoribosyl)-5-[(5-phosphoribosylamino)methylideneamino]imidazole-4-carboxamide isomerase: MILFPAIDLKNGQCVRLEQGDMARATVFNLDPAAQARDFESQGFEYLHVVDLDGAFAGKPVNAQAVEAMLATIKMPVQLGGGIRDLATIEAWLSKGITRVIIGTAAVRNPALVKEAAKKFPGRVAVGLDARDGNVAVEGWAETSTVTALEIAQRFEDAGVAAIIFTDIARDGLLKGLNLDATIELAEAIAIPVIASGGFASIEDVKALLKPRAQKLEGAISGRALYDGRLDPAAALALIASARAAA, from the coding sequence ATGATCCTCTTTCCCGCCATCGATCTCAAAAACGGCCAGTGCGTTCGCCTCGAACAGGGCGACATGGCGCGCGCCACGGTTTTCAATCTCGATCCCGCCGCGCAGGCGCGTGACTTCGAGAGCCAGGGCTTCGAATATCTCCACGTCGTCGATCTCGACGGCGCCTTCGCCGGCAAGCCGGTCAATGCGCAGGCCGTGGAAGCGATGCTCGCCACCATCAAGATGCCGGTGCAGCTCGGCGGCGGCATCCGCGATCTTGCGACCATCGAGGCCTGGCTCAGCAAGGGCATTACCCGCGTCATCATCGGCACCGCCGCGGTGCGCAATCCCGCTTTGGTGAAGGAAGCCGCGAAGAAATTTCCCGGCCGTGTCGCCGTCGGCCTCGATGCTCGTGACGGTAACGTCGCCGTCGAAGGCTGGGCCGAGACCTCGACCGTCACCGCGCTGGAAATCGCGCAGCGCTTTGAAGATGCCGGCGTCGCCGCGATCATCTTCACCGACATCGCGCGCGATGGTCTGCTCAAGGGCCTCAACCTCGACGCCACCATCGAATTGGCCGAAGCGATTGCGATTCCCGTGATCGCCTCCGGCGGCTTCGCCTCGATCGAGGACGTGAAAGCCCTGCTCAAGCCGCGTGCCCAAAAGCTCGAAGGCGCGATCTCCGGCCGCGCTTTGTACGATGGCCGGCTCGACCCCGCGGCGGCGCTGGCGCTGATCGCCTCCGCCCGCGCGGCGGCATAG
- the hisF gene encoding imidazole glycerol phosphate synthase subunit HisF, which translates to MFKMRVIPCLDVKDGRVVKGINFVDLRDAGDPVEAAIAYDAAGADELCFLDINATHENRGTMMDVVRRTAEACFMPLTVGGGVRTIDDIKALLRAGADKVSINSAAVANREFVKEAAEKFGDQCIVVAIDAKKVARPGGSSRWEIFTHGGRKATGIEAIEFAQEVVSLGAGEILLTSMDRDGTRSGFDIPLTQAVADSINVPVIASGGVGNLDHLVDGIKDGHATAVLAASIFHFGEFTIRQAKDHMVRAGLPMRLDP; encoded by the coding sequence ATGTTCAAGATGCGTGTCATCCCCTGCCTCGACGTCAAGGACGGCCGCGTCGTCAAGGGCATCAATTTCGTTGACCTGCGCGACGCCGGCGATCCGGTCGAGGCGGCGATCGCCTATGATGCCGCCGGCGCCGATGAATTATGCTTTCTCGATATCAACGCGACGCATGAAAATCGCGGCACCATGATGGATGTGGTGCGGCGCACGGCCGAGGCCTGCTTCATGCCGCTGACGGTCGGCGGCGGCGTGCGCACCATCGATGATATCAAGGCGCTGCTGCGCGCCGGCGCGGACAAGGTCTCGATCAATTCGGCAGCGGTCGCCAACCGCGAATTCGTCAAAGAGGCCGCGGAAAAATTCGGCGACCAGTGCATCGTGGTGGCGATCGACGCCAAGAAGGTCGCGCGCCCCGGCGGCAGCTCACGCTGGGAGATCTTCACCCATGGCGGCCGCAAGGCGACCGGCATCGAAGCCATCGAATTCGCCCAGGAAGTGGTGTCGCTCGGCGCCGGCGAGATCCTGCTGACCTCGATGGACCGCGACGGCACCCGCTCCGGCTTCGACATTCCGCTGACCCAGGCGGTGGCCGACAGCATCAACGTGCCGGTGATCGCCTCCGGCGGCGTCGGCAATCTCGACCACCTCGTCGATGGTATCAAGGACGGCCATGCCACCGCGGTGCTGGCGGCGTCGATCTTCCATTTCGGCGAATTCACCATCCGGCAGGCCAAGGACCACATGGTCCGCGCCGGTCTGCCGATGCGGCTCGACCCGTAA
- a CDS encoding phosphoribosyl-ATP diphosphatase: protein MARFTIHDLAATIDARAASASEASYTSKLLAKGSAHCAKKFGEEAVETVIAAVAEDRTHLVNESADVLFHLLVLLKSRDIPLAEVEAALGERTKMSGLQEKASRPSD from the coding sequence ATGGCCCGCTTTACCATCCACGATCTCGCCGCCACCATCGACGCCCGCGCCGCATCGGCGAGCGAAGCGTCCTATACCAGCAAGCTGCTCGCCAAGGGCAGCGCGCATTGCGCCAAAAAGTTCGGCGAGGAAGCGGTCGAGACCGTCATCGCCGCGGTGGCGGAGGATCGCACGCATCTCGTCAATGAAAGCGCCGACGTATTGTTTCACCTGCTGGTGCTGCTGAAGTCGCGCGACATCCCCCTCGCGGAGGTCGAGGCGGCGCTCGGCGAGCGCACCAAGATGTCCGGCCTGCAAGAAAAAGCGTCGCGTCCAAGCGACTGA
- the coaA gene encoding type I pantothenate kinase: protein MDMRAEQQYNPYRTFSREQWAALRDDTPMTLEAGEIAALRSMYDRLDLKEVEEIYLPLSRLLSIYVTATQRLYYAQRRFLGIEDRKMPYIIGVAGSVAVGKSTTARVLQALLARWGAKPKVDLVTTDGFLFPNAVLERQGLMQKKGFPESYDLPTLLAFLSDIKAGRSPVRAPLYSHLTYDVIPNKWQEVDQPDILIVEGVNVLQTGRLPRDGRAVPVVSDFFDFSVFIDAEEPVLRDWYVRRFLALRDTAFHDPRSYFHRYAPLSDEEATATALAIWERTNLANLEDNILPTRPRATLILTKGADHVVENVALRRL, encoded by the coding sequence ATGGATATGCGGGCAGAGCAGCAATACAATCCGTACCGGACCTTCTCGCGCGAGCAATGGGCAGCGTTGCGCGACGATACGCCGATGACGCTGGAAGCCGGCGAGATCGCCGCATTGCGCTCGATGTATGACCGGCTCGATCTGAAAGAGGTCGAGGAGATCTATCTGCCGCTGTCGCGGCTGTTGTCGATCTACGTCACCGCGACGCAACGGCTGTATTACGCGCAGCGCAGGTTTCTCGGCATCGAGGACCGCAAGATGCCCTATATCATCGGCGTCGCCGGCTCGGTCGCAGTCGGCAAGTCGACCACCGCGCGCGTGCTGCAGGCGCTCCTGGCGCGCTGGGGCGCCAAGCCGAAGGTCGACCTCGTCACCACCGACGGCTTCCTGTTTCCCAATGCGGTACTGGAGCGCCAGGGCCTGATGCAGAAGAAGGGCTTTCCGGAAAGCTACGACCTGCCGACGCTGCTGGCCTTCCTCAGCGACATCAAGGCCGGCCGCTCGCCGGTCCGCGCGCCGCTGTATTCGCATCTCACCTATGACGTGATTCCGAACAAGTGGCAGGAGGTCGATCAGCCCGACATCCTGATCGTCGAGGGCGTCAACGTGCTGCAGACCGGCCGCCTGCCACGCGACGGTCGCGCGGTGCCGGTGGTCTCGGACTTCTTCGATTTCTCGGTGTTCATCGACGCCGAGGAGCCGGTGCTGCGCGACTGGTATGTGCGGCGCTTCCTGGCGCTGCGCGATACCGCCTTCCACGACCCGCGCTCCTACTTTCACCGCTACGCGCCGCTGTCGGACGAGGAAGCCACGGCGACCGCGCTGGCGATCTGGGAACGCACCAATCTGGCCAATCTCGAAGACAACATCCTGCCGACACGGCCAAGGGCGACGCTGATCCTGACCAAGGGCGCGGACCATGTCGTGGAGAACGTGGCGCTGCGGCGACTCTGA
- a CDS encoding GNAT family N-acetyltransferase → MHGDQTTPAKSGFMQMLRPHTMGAAAHSAITWFKPPLGFASPIRFPHPPVSLGRMGPLEVRLAQDKRDVKRAQKLRYKVFYKDGSAIADAAAILAQRDKDAFDKICDHLMVIDHAAKPTLSGRQPVVGTYRLLRHETAIKHGGFYTDNEFDLSGMIERHAGLRFLELGRSCVLPRYRNKRTVELLWQGIWSYVKQNHFDVMIGCASFEGTDPDRLALPLSFLHHHARAPEAWRARAHPQRYVEMNRMPKEAVDAKAAMRMLPPLIKGYLRLGAHIGDGAVIDHQFGTTDVLIVMPVAAIGAKYIEHFGGEARAA, encoded by the coding sequence ATGCACGGCGACCAGACGACGCCCGCGAAATCCGGCTTCATGCAGATGCTGCGGCCTCACACCATGGGCGCCGCCGCGCATAGCGCGATCACCTGGTTCAAGCCACCGCTTGGTTTTGCATCGCCGATCCGCTTTCCGCACCCGCCGGTGTCGCTCGGCCGGATGGGACCGCTGGAAGTCCGCCTCGCGCAGGACAAGCGCGACGTCAAACGCGCCCAGAAGCTGCGCTACAAGGTGTTCTACAAGGACGGCAGCGCGATCGCCGACGCCGCCGCGATACTGGCGCAGCGTGACAAGGACGCCTTCGACAAGATCTGCGACCATCTGATGGTGATCGATCACGCGGCGAAGCCGACTCTGTCCGGCCGGCAGCCGGTGGTCGGCACCTATCGCCTGCTGCGCCACGAGACCGCGATCAAACATGGCGGCTTCTACACCGACAACGAGTTCGACCTCTCGGGCATGATCGAGCGTCACGCCGGCCTGCGCTTCCTCGAACTCGGCCGCTCTTGCGTGCTGCCGCGCTACCGCAACAAGCGCACCGTCGAGCTGTTGTGGCAGGGCATCTGGAGTTATGTGAAGCAGAACCACTTCGACGTCATGATCGGCTGCGCCAGCTTCGAGGGCACCGACCCGGACCGCCTGGCGCTGCCGCTGTCGTTCCTGCATCACCACGCCCGCGCTCCGGAAGCCTGGCGCGCGCGGGCGCATCCGCAGCGTTACGTCGAGATGAACCGGATGCCGAAAGAGGCGGTGGACGCCAAGGCGGCGATGCGAATGCTGCCGCCGCTGATCAAGGGCTATCTGCGGCTCGGCGCCCATATCGGCGACGGCGCGGTGATAGATCACCAGTTCGGCACCACCGACGTGCTGATCGTGATGCCGGTGGCCGCGATCGGCGCGAAATATATCGAGCATTTTGGCGGCGAGGCGAGGGCGGCTTAA
- a CDS encoding ATP-binding protein — protein MTGRVFRIKARWRRFARRHPRLVAAVRSFLMFSAAFGGAYGFIAGSTAENSGYDPHAFAIGASFLFAVACVALATLSMKLRFMARRLRLLAAHNESLVDRNWELQEAEQHARYLFEAQGDLIVIRDSNDRISFANDAYCKLAARSRDELLGSAFTMDVQEQGELATEPNGTRIHDQKIATAQGSRWIAWREGLVRADAGQPAELQCVGRDVTDRTERKREIAEARDLATAANHAKSRFLAMASHEIRTPLNGIIGMSGLLLDTSLTPEQATYARAVKTSGDALLALIEELLDYSKIEAGKIDLEHRPFQLAALIEDITELLAPRAQARALEIAAYVDERLPLQVMGDAARLRQVLLNLAGNAIKFTSEGGVALIVERGELPGEISFLVRDTGIGIAPEAQQRIFREFEQATEATARNYGGTGLGLNISERIVKRMGGRITLQSEPGVGSTFEASIPLAAATEGDAAPFDAPDLAGQSVLLVAPQGIEAALTARRLQRWGAQTCLVSDLAVAQALLPERPWHAMLIDRALGPAEVERLAAAATVHAAQRIVMFTPAMRHELPPAEATALTGYLVKPLRAASLAARLTLQADPAPPSLIDDPAPVTATATPTAPSLSILVAEDNEINALLMRALLTRLGHRALITSNGEDALQGWLAAQSDGTPYDLVLMDIQMPRLDGIEATKRIRACESGEGRRTPILALTANTQAEDRSACFEAGMDGFLVKPLDRDKLALALAELAIARPVAA, from the coding sequence GTGACAGGACGGGTTTTTCGGATCAAGGCTCGGTGGCGCCGCTTTGCGCGACGCCATCCCCGGCTGGTGGCCGCGGTCCGCAGCTTCCTGATGTTCTCGGCCGCGTTCGGTGGCGCTTATGGTTTCATTGCCGGCAGCACGGCGGAGAATTCCGGCTACGATCCGCACGCTTTCGCGATCGGCGCGAGCTTCCTGTTCGCGGTCGCCTGCGTGGCGCTGGCGACCTTGAGCATGAAGCTGCGCTTCATGGCGAGGCGGCTGCGCCTGCTCGCGGCACATAATGAATCGCTGGTCGATCGCAATTGGGAACTGCAGGAAGCCGAACAGCACGCGCGCTATCTGTTCGAGGCGCAAGGCGACCTGATCGTAATCCGCGACTCCAACGACCGCATCAGCTTTGCCAACGACGCCTATTGCAAGCTGGCGGCGCGGTCGCGCGACGAACTGCTCGGCAGCGCCTTCACCATGGATGTGCAAGAGCAGGGCGAGCTTGCCACCGAGCCGAACGGCACCCGCATCCACGACCAGAAGATCGCGACTGCGCAGGGGTCGCGCTGGATCGCCTGGCGCGAAGGCCTGGTGCGCGCCGATGCCGGTCAACCCGCCGAGCTGCAATGCGTCGGCCGCGACGTCACCGATCGCACCGAACGCAAACGCGAGATCGCCGAGGCCCGCGATCTCGCCACCGCCGCCAACCATGCCAAATCGCGTTTCCTGGCGATGGCCAGCCACGAAATCCGTACACCGCTGAACGGCATCATCGGCATGAGCGGACTGCTGCTCGACACCTCGCTCACGCCGGAGCAGGCGACCTACGCCCGCGCGGTAAAGACCTCGGGTGATGCGCTGCTGGCACTGATCGAGGAGCTGCTGGACTATTCCAAGATCGAGGCCGGCAAAATAGACCTCGAACATCGCCCGTTCCAGCTCGCCGCGCTGATCGAGGACATCACCGAACTCCTGGCGCCACGCGCCCAGGCCCGCGCGCTGGAGATCGCGGCCTATGTCGACGAGCGGCTGCCGCTGCAGGTGATGGGCGACGCCGCGCGGCTGCGCCAGGTGCTGCTCAACCTCGCCGGCAACGCCATCAAGTTTACCTCGGAGGGCGGCGTCGCGCTGATCGTCGAGCGAGGCGAGCTTCCCGGCGAAATCAGCTTCCTGGTTCGCGATACCGGCATCGGCATCGCGCCGGAGGCGCAGCAGCGCATCTTCCGCGAATTCGAGCAGGCCACCGAAGCCACCGCGCGAAACTATGGCGGCACCGGGCTCGGCCTCAATATCAGCGAGCGTATCGTCAAACGAATGGGCGGCCGCATCACGCTGCAAAGCGAGCCCGGCGTCGGTTCGACCTTTGAAGCGTCGATCCCGCTCGCGGCGGCCACCGAGGGCGACGCCGCCCCGTTCGACGCGCCGGACCTTGCAGGCCAGTCGGTCCTGCTGGTGGCGCCGCAAGGTATCGAGGCCGCGCTGACCGCGCGGCGGCTGCAGCGCTGGGGCGCCCAGACCTGCCTGGTGTCGGATCTCGCGGTGGCGCAGGCATTGCTGCCGGAGCGGCCGTGGCACGCGATGCTGATCGACCGGGCGCTGGGCCCCGCCGAGGTCGAGCGCCTCGCCGCCGCAGCTACCGTCCATGCGGCGCAGCGCATCGTGATGTTCACCCCGGCGATGCGCCACGAATTGCCGCCCGCCGAGGCCACCGCGCTGACCGGCTACCTCGTCAAGCCGCTGCGCGCCGCCTCGCTGGCGGCACGGCTGACGCTGCAGGCCGATCCCGCGCCGCCTTCCCTGATCGACGATCCCGCCCCGGTCACGGCGACCGCAACGCCCACGGCGCCGAGCCTGTCGATCCTGGTCGCCGAAGACAATGAGATCAACGCGCTCTTGATGCGCGCGCTGCTGACGCGGCTCGGGCACCGCGCCCTCATCACCAGCAATGGCGAAGACGCGCTGCAAGGCTGGCTCGCCGCGCAGAGCGACGGCACGCCCTACGACCTCGTGCTGATGGACATCCAGATGCCGCGGCTGGATGGCATCGAGGCGACGAAACGGATCCGCGCTTGCGAGTCCGGCGAAGGCCGGCGGACGCCAATCCTGGCGCTGACCGCCAACACCCAGGCCGAGGACCGCTCGGCCTGTTTCGAGGCCGGCATGGACGGCTTCCTGGTCAAGCCGCTCGACCGCGACAAGCTCGCCCTCGCGCTGGCCGAACTGGCGATAGCGCGGCCCGTGGCGGCGTAG
- a CDS encoding YifB family Mg chelatase-like AAA ATPase, translated as MVQRVSTVAFEGIEARAVDVQVQVVPGLPNFLIVGLPDKAVSEARERVRAALVASGLALPARRIIVNLAPADLPKEGSHYDLPIALGLMGVIGAIPADALAGFTVLGELGLDGSIAPVAGVLPAAIGANARDEGLICPAACGAEAAWASPDIEIIAASSLIQLANHFKGTQVLSRPQPKMYERETALLDLRDIKGQESAKRALEIAAAGGHHLLMAGSPGAGKSMLAARLPSILPPLSPTELLEVSMIASVAGEIKDGALTARRPFRAPHHSASMAALTGGGMRARPGEISLAHHGVLFLDELPEFDPRVLDSLRAPMENGEVAVSRANHRVTYPARFMLVAAMNPCRCGHAFEPGYACHRGRIERCTGDYQSRISGPLMDRIDLRIEVPAVTAADLILPPPAEGSAEVAARVKAARDIQAARYAAAGLRNIRTNATAPAAVLEAVAQPDAAGLALLRDAAVTMKLSARGYHRVLRVARTLADLDGADMIGRLHLAESLSYRALADDSRRAA; from the coding sequence ATGGTACAGCGCGTATCTACCGTCGCATTCGAGGGCATCGAGGCCCGCGCCGTCGACGTTCAGGTCCAGGTCGTGCCCGGCCTGCCAAATTTCCTGATCGTCGGGCTGCCGGACAAGGCAGTGTCGGAAGCGCGCGAGCGGGTGCGGGCGGCGCTGGTCGCCTCCGGGCTGGCGCTGCCGGCGCGGCGCATCATCGTCAATCTGGCGCCGGCGGATCTGCCGAAGGAGGGCAGCCATTACGACCTGCCGATCGCGCTCGGGCTGATGGGCGTGATCGGCGCGATTCCGGCCGACGCCCTGGCCGGCTTCACGGTGCTCGGCGAACTCGGCCTCGACGGGTCGATCGCGCCGGTCGCGGGCGTACTGCCGGCGGCGATCGGCGCCAATGCGCGCGACGAGGGCCTGATCTGCCCGGCCGCCTGCGGCGCCGAGGCGGCGTGGGCGAGCCCCGATATCGAGATCATCGCGGCCTCCTCGCTGATCCAGCTCGCCAACCATTTCAAGGGCACCCAGGTGCTGTCACGGCCACAGCCGAAAATGTATGAGCGCGAAACCGCGCTACTCGACCTGCGCGATATCAAGGGCCAGGAGAGCGCCAAGCGCGCGCTGGAAATTGCCGCGGCAGGCGGCCATCATTTGCTGATGGCCGGCTCGCCCGGCGCCGGCAAGTCGATGCTGGCGGCGCGATTGCCGTCGATCCTGCCGCCACTGTCGCCGACCGAATTGCTGGAAGTATCGATGATCGCCTCGGTGGCCGGCGAGATCAAGGACGGCGCGCTGACCGCGCGGCGGCCATTCCGCGCGCCGCACCACTCTGCGAGCATGGCCGCGCTGACCGGCGGCGGCATGCGCGCCCGGCCCGGCGAAATCTCGCTGGCGCATCACGGCGTCCTGTTTCTCGACGAACTGCCGGAATTCGATCCGCGCGTGCTGGATTCGCTGCGCGCGCCGATGGAGAATGGCGAGGTCGCGGTGTCGCGCGCCAACCACCGCGTCACCTATCCCGCGCGCTTCATGCTGGTCGCGGCGATGAATCCGTGCCGCTGCGGCCACGCCTTCGAGCCGGGCTACGCCTGCCACCGCGGCCGCATCGAGCGTTGCACCGGAGACTATCAATCGCGCATTTCCGGGCCCTTGATGGACCGCATCGATCTGCGCATCGAGGTGCCGGCCGTGACCGCCGCCGACCTGATCCTGCCGCCGCCGGCCGAAGGCTCCGCCGAAGTGGCCGCCCGCGTCAAAGCCGCGCGCGATATCCAGGCGGCGCGCTATGCCGCGGCGGGGCTGAGGAACATCCGCACCAATGCGACGGCACCGGCCGCGGTGCTGGAAGCGGTGGCGCAGCCGGATGCGGCGGGGCTGGCGCTGCTGCGCGATGCCGCCGTCACCATGAAACTGTCTGCGCGCGGCTATCATCGCGTGCTGCGCGTCGCCCGCACGCTCGCCGATCTCGACGGCGCCGACATGATCGGCCGGCTGCATCTCGCCGAATCGCTGTCGTACCGCGCGCTCGCCGACGATTCCCGCCGCGCGGCGTAA
- a CDS encoding sensor domain-containing diguanylate cyclase: MSDPLPRPSDTAGDAELIASLREQLAAQNALIAEQAASLAHSQKIFDRSSKAARIGVWECTLADESLVWTDVVYDLFDQERGTPLDRAVTLQCYPEESLRALSQARNQAIEDRTGFSLETEIVTPRGNRRWIRITATVECVDGVAVRIFGMKQDITEEKIMADRNRYLAEFDAMTGLANRSRFQAKLAELGAIRATKPFGALLLIDLDEFKSVNDSCGHAAGDECLREAAERIGDICAGADLVARIGGDEFAVMLGTQLSLADISQIAAAIVAEMERPVLFRGRPLQLGASVGVAMVDDCTPTQLFAMADAALYAAKNAGRGTFRIHQPGSGQRASRPCQPHAA, translated from the coding sequence ATGTCCGATCCATTGCCCAGGCCTTCGGATACCGCCGGTGACGCCGAGCTGATTGCTTCCCTGCGGGAGCAATTGGCGGCGCAGAACGCGTTGATTGCCGAGCAAGCCGCCTCGCTCGCGCACAGCCAGAAGATCTTCGATCGTTCCTCCAAGGCGGCCCGGATCGGGGTCTGGGAATGCACGCTGGCCGATGAATCGCTGGTCTGGACCGACGTCGTCTACGATCTCTTCGACCAGGAGCGCGGCACGCCGCTCGACCGCGCCGTGACGCTGCAATGCTATCCGGAGGAGTCGCTGCGCGCGCTGAGCCAGGCGCGCAACCAGGCGATCGAGGACCGCACTGGCTTCAGCCTGGAGACCGAGATCGTCACCCCCCGCGGCAACCGGCGCTGGATCCGGATCACCGCCACGGTGGAATGCGTCGATGGCGTCGCGGTGCGGATCTTCGGCATGAAGCAGGACATCACCGAAGAGAAGATCATGGCGGACCGCAACCGCTACCTCGCCGAGTTCGACGCCATGACCGGGCTGGCGAACCGCAGCCGGTTTCAGGCGAAACTGGCCGAACTGGGCGCCATCCGGGCGACCAAGCCATTCGGTGCGCTGCTCTTGATCGACCTCGACGAGTTCAAGTCGGTCAACGACAGTTGCGGCCACGCCGCCGGCGACGAGTGCCTGCGCGAGGCGGCTGAGCGCATCGGCGACATCTGCGCCGGCGCTGACCTCGTGGCGCGGATCGGTGGCGACGAATTCGCCGTCATGCTCGGAACGCAGCTTTCTCTTGCAGATATATCGCAGATCGCCGCGGCGATCGTCGCGGAGATGGAACGCCCGGTGCTGTTTCGCGGTCGCCCGCTGCAGCTCGGCGCCTCGGTCGGCGTCGCAATGGTCGACGACTGCACGCCGACGCAGCTATTCGCGATGGCCGATGCCGCGCTCTACGCCGCCAAGAACGCCGGCCGCGGCACGTTCCGGATCCACCAGCCCGGCTCCGGCCAGCGCGCCAGCCGACCCTGCCAGCCTCACGCCGCCTGA
- the gshB gene encoding glutathione synthase encodes MPLNIAVQMDPIARINHKGDSTFAMLLEAQKRGHALSYYTPDRLSLRGNDLVAPVQKLTVRDAEGDYFTLGEPVRTAMESFDVVLLRQDPPFDMAYITSTHLLERIHPKTLVVNNPASVRNAPEKIFVMGFSDLMPPTLISRDMEEINAFRKEHGAVVMKPLHGHGGAAVFRVLPQDMNFGSLYDMFAVTFKEQWVIQRFLPEVKHGDKRIILIDGEFAGAVNRVPAEDDLRSNMVRGGAAKETELSPREREICERVGPALRERGLLFVGIDVIDGHLTEINVTSPTGIRAIAKLGGPNVAAKFWDVVEAKRR; translated from the coding sequence ATGCCCTTGAACATCGCCGTCCAGATGGACCCCATCGCGCGCATCAACCACAAGGGCGATTCGACCTTCGCGATGCTGCTGGAGGCGCAGAAGCGCGGCCACGCGCTGTCCTATTACACCCCGGACCGACTGTCGCTGCGCGGCAATGATCTGGTGGCGCCGGTGCAGAAGTTGACCGTGCGCGACGCCGAAGGCGACTACTTCACGCTCGGCGAACCCGTCCGCACCGCGATGGAAAGTTTTGACGTGGTGCTGCTGCGGCAGGACCCGCCATTCGACATGGCCTACATCACTTCGACGCATCTCCTGGAGCGGATTCATCCCAAGACGCTGGTGGTCAACAATCCGGCGAGCGTGCGCAACGCGCCGGAAAAGATTTTCGTGATGGGCTTTTCGGATCTGATGCCGCCGACGCTGATCTCGCGCGACATGGAAGAGATCAACGCGTTCCGGAAAGAGCACGGCGCGGTGGTGATGAAGCCGCTGCACGGCCATGGCGGCGCTGCGGTGTTTCGCGTGCTGCCGCAGGACATGAATTTCGGCTCGCTCTACGACATGTTCGCCGTCACCTTCAAGGAGCAGTGGGTGATCCAGCGCTTCCTCCCGGAAGTGAAGCACGGCGACAAGCGCATCATCCTGATCGACGGCGAATTCGCCGGTGCCGTGAACCGCGTGCCGGCCGAAGATGATCTGCGCTCCAACATGGTGCGCGGCGGGGCGGCGAAAGAGACCGAGCTGTCGCCGCGCGAGCGCGAGATCTGCGAGCGCGTGGGACCCGCACTACGCGAGCGCGGTCTGCTGTTCGTCGGCATCGACGTGATCGATGGCCACCTCACCGAGATCAATGTCACGTCACCGACCGGCATCCGCGCCATCGCCAAGCTCGGCGGCCCGAACGTCGCGGCGAAGTTCTGGGACGTCGTGGAAGCGAAGCGTCGCTGA
- a CDS encoding YraN family protein, translating into MAKTDDAAPAKAAPKVKKAAAPERVAAFNTGLSAESRAAAMLLAKGYRILARRFRTPYGEIDIVARKRDLIAFVEVKARATLDEAAYAVTPRQQARISDAASAWLQAHPEHAELELRFDVMMIAPGHLPRHLLAAFDASC; encoded by the coding sequence ATGGCGAAGACTGACGACGCCGCGCCTGCCAAGGCCGCGCCCAAGGTCAAGAAGGCGGCCGCGCCCGAGCGCGTCGCCGCGTTCAACACCGGCCTCTCCGCCGAAAGCCGCGCCGCGGCGATGCTGCTGGCCAAGGGCTATCGCATCCTGGCGCGACGGTTTCGCACCCCCTATGGCGAGATCGACATCGTCGCCCGCAAACGCGACCTGATCGCCTTTGTCGAGGTCAAGGCCCGTGCCACGCTCGATGAAGCCGCCTATGCCGTGACGCCGCGGCAGCAGGCACGGATCAGCGACGCTGCTTCGGCCTGGCTACAGGCCCATCCCGAACATGCCGAATTAGAGCTGCGCTTCGACGTCATGATGATTGCGCCCGGCCACCTGCCACGCCATCTGTTAGCGGCATTCGACGCCAGCTGCTGA